In Azospirillum ramasamyi, a single window of DNA contains:
- a CDS encoding tetratricopeptide repeat protein → MTVTMSALTSEQIEAWRHRIRSTTFANHHYEMGVALLRSGETDHAAAAFRRALDTQADLHAAAFELEELLTKLGRTDEARTVSDAARRVEPDYRVIGACRRIATLLDEERFEEAGSALNGLTGADRTHPALMLAQAILLLHADQVVEAGGLLEGLSTNRVPHADVFVKALGAVARILNQRAQDTDAARILDILLALAPDDEQGRLHRARLAQAQGDHDRVLDLMEPLELFSSPIIAHQYRFLALLGLGRVGEAHQALGAAECLASGHGVLLAFRALAELAQGHVAEAEAAATAARKAMDGNMWVQVASALVDLAQGRIAEADKQIAGVAEGDSNALHALLARIGRLAEPVRARLAALQTPNT, encoded by the coding sequence ATGACGGTGACGATGAGCGCACTCACCAGCGAGCAGATTGAAGCGTGGCGGCACCGGATCCGCAGCACGACCTTCGCCAACCACCACTATGAAATGGGCGTGGCGCTGTTGCGTTCGGGCGAGACGGACCATGCCGCTGCCGCGTTTCGCCGGGCACTGGACACCCAAGCGGATCTCCATGCCGCCGCCTTTGAGCTGGAGGAGTTGCTGACCAAGCTGGGGCGCACGGACGAGGCACGGACCGTCAGCGACGCAGCCCGCAGGGTAGAGCCGGACTACCGCGTCATCGGGGCCTGCCGGCGCATCGCGACTCTCCTCGACGAGGAGCGGTTTGAAGAGGCGGGGAGCGCTCTCAACGGGCTGACGGGGGCGGACCGCACCCATCCCGCCCTCATGCTCGCTCAGGCAATCCTTTTGCTGCATGCGGATCAAGTCGTCGAAGCCGGTGGTCTTCTGGAGGGGCTGTCCACCAATCGGGTGCCTCATGCCGATGTTTTTGTCAAAGCGTTGGGTGCCGTCGCACGCATTTTGAACCAGCGGGCACAGGATACGGACGCTGCCCGCATCCTCGATATCCTGCTTGCCCTCGCGCCCGATGACGAGCAGGGGCGGCTCCACCGGGCCAGACTCGCGCAGGCCCAAGGCGACCATGATCGCGTCCTTGACCTCATGGAACCGCTGGAGCTGTTCTCCTCACCGATCATCGCCCACCAGTATCGGTTCCTGGCGCTTCTTGGGCTCGGCCGCGTGGGGGAGGCGCACCAAGCGTTGGGGGCAGCCGAATGCCTTGCCTCTGGGCATGGTGTCCTGCTGGCGTTCCGCGCCTTGGCGGAGTTGGCGCAAGGCCACGTCGCCGAGGCCGAGGCTGCCGCGACGGCAGCGCGCAAGGCGATGGATGGCAATATGTGGGTTCAGGTCGCCAGTGCCCTGGTCGATCTGGCGCAGGGGCGGATCGCTGAGGCCGACAAACAGATCGCGGGCGTTGCCGAGGGCGACAGCAACGCACTCCACGCGCTGCTCGCCCGCATCGGGCGGCTTGCGGAGCCGGTGCGGGCCCGGCTCGCGGCACTCCAGACCCCAAACACGTGA
- a CDS encoding FkbM family methyltransferase: MVAPAEVEVIHRFVRSGDTVVDVGANVGAWTREVLAAQPDCRVFALEPLAATDSGLVGQLAGLGPRVRVFPIALGNAVGTRSFTHYSTHSSFSGFHRRTHPIFDDIPEPRLLDIDVTTLDRFCDTQGVRHVNFLKIDVEGAELEVLLGARRLLRHGRADIIQFEYGGTYTDAGTRLETVFSLLTSEDYRLFKLGQPFDQPLTWSPALEDFTYANFLAIHGRLTDFLFAHPPRMLDLATLLPAHGIRPRGVVHVGAHEGREANAYRAMGASPILFVEANPELSGTLAHRFAGADDVFIAACAAGEAPGRAVLHLTSSDQSSSLLPLGLHSRIYPSITEVGQVEVTVRPLDEIVARSGRTVADFNLLNMDIQGAELLALRGASQLLQHIEAINLEVNFAELYQGCAQIEDIEAHLTAAGFRRVAMTCPYHPSWGDALYVRIATPADAPKR, encoded by the coding sequence ATGGTTGCTCCGGCCGAGGTTGAGGTTATCCACCGTTTTGTCCGGTCTGGTGACACGGTGGTCGATGTCGGTGCGAATGTCGGGGCTTGGACGCGCGAAGTGCTCGCCGCGCAGCCTGACTGCCGCGTTTTCGCACTGGAACCGCTCGCGGCAACAGACAGCGGGCTCGTTGGGCAGTTGGCCGGGCTGGGCCCACGGGTGAGGGTCTTTCCAATCGCACTGGGAAACGCGGTCGGGACGCGGTCCTTCACCCACTACAGCACCCACTCCAGTTTCAGCGGCTTTCACCGGCGCACCCACCCGATCTTCGACGACATCCCGGAGCCGCGCCTTCTCGACATTGATGTCACCACCCTCGACCGGTTTTGTGACACTCAAGGGGTGCGCCATGTCAACTTCCTGAAGATCGATGTGGAGGGGGCGGAGCTTGAGGTTCTGCTCGGTGCCCGCCGTCTGCTCCGGCACGGCCGCGCTGACATCATCCAGTTTGAGTATGGGGGAACCTACACCGACGCTGGCACCCGGCTGGAAACAGTGTTCTCGCTGTTGACCTCCGAAGACTACCGACTGTTCAAGCTGGGACAGCCCTTCGACCAGCCTCTGACCTGGTCGCCGGCGCTCGAGGACTTCACGTACGCGAATTTCCTCGCCATCCACGGGCGGCTCACAGACTTTCTGTTCGCCCACCCACCCCGCATGCTGGATCTGGCAACGCTGCTGCCTGCCCACGGCATCCGCCCGCGCGGTGTCGTCCATGTCGGTGCTCATGAGGGCCGTGAAGCGAACGCTTACCGCGCGATGGGAGCAAGCCCGATCCTGTTCGTTGAGGCGAATCCTGAGTTGTCCGGCACGCTGGCGCACCGCTTTGCCGGCGCCGACGACGTGTTCATCGCGGCTTGCGCGGCGGGCGAGGCACCGGGACGGGCTGTGCTCCACCTCACCTCCAGCGACCAGAGCAGTTCACTCTTGCCGCTCGGCCTACACAGCCGCATCTACCCATCCATCACGGAAGTCGGCCAAGTCGAGGTGACCGTCCGGCCGCTCGACGAGATCGTGGCGCGGAGCGGGCGGACCGTTGCCGACTTCAACCTCCTTAACATGGACATCCAAGGGGCAGAACTGCTGGCGCTGCGGGGGGCGTCACAGCTCCTTCAGCACATCGAAGCGATCAATTTGGAGGTCAATTTCGCCGAGCTGTACCAGGGCTGCGCCCAGATCGAGGACATCGAGGCGCATCTCACTGCAGCCGGGTTCCGGCGCGTCGCCATGACCTGTCCCTATCACCCGAGCTGGGGCGACGCGCTCTACGTTCGGATTGCAACACCCGCTGACGCCCCCAAGCGATGA
- a CDS encoding RT0821/Lpp0805 family surface protein: MRAHSRFPRIAAVALLALSTTLAGCQTGSMGSKEGFGTVGGAVAGGLIGSRFGGGSGKLVAVGIGTLLGAFAGRELGASLDRADQAYADRAAYQAYSAPIGQRISWNNPQSGNQGVIVPVRDGYDGSGSYCREFQQTIVVGGRSEQAFGTACRQPDGSWKIVG; this comes from the coding sequence ATGCGTGCCCACAGCCGTTTCCCCCGGATCGCAGCCGTCGCGCTGCTTGCGCTGTCCACCACGCTGGCCGGCTGCCAGACCGGTTCGATGGGCAGCAAGGAGGGGTTCGGCACCGTCGGCGGCGCCGTTGCCGGCGGCCTGATCGGTTCGCGCTTCGGCGGTGGCTCGGGCAAGCTGGTGGCGGTCGGCATCGGCACGCTGCTGGGCGCCTTCGCCGGGCGGGAACTCGGCGCCTCGCTCGACCGCGCCGACCAGGCCTATGCCGACCGCGCCGCCTATCAGGCCTACAGTGCCCCCATCGGCCAGCGGATCAGCTGGAACAACCCGCAGTCCGGCAACCAGGGCGTCATCGTCCCGGTGCGCGACGGCTATGACGGGTCCGGCTCCTACTGCCGCGAGTTCCAGCAGACCATCGTCGTCGGCGGCCGCAGCGAACAGGCCTTCGGCACCGCCTGCCGCCAGCCCGACGGGTCGTGGAAGATCGTGGGGTAA
- a CDS encoding 2OG-Fe(II) oxygenase — protein MRSLLAGVTPADIRTDPFPHIVLSDVLDEDTHRALNAGFPGFAQIGWADPSRAPGSNRRYQLSASLIMNHPELPQVWKDFVRRHSSPEWLSEVAALFRGHWPDGLLRTLGGSLTGHGTGLFLRDGFDRARILMDARAEINTPVTGPASSSRGPHLDTPNRLFTCLYYLRRPEDDAEGGDLELFRWKGGRIASLEHYELPADAVERAAVIPYRSNRMVIFPQSAHALHGVGIRHPTQHTRQYVFMSAEIEEDWLTAGQGTEQMA, from the coding sequence GTGCGTTCACTGCTTGCCGGCGTCACCCCGGCCGACATCCGGACCGATCCCTTTCCCCACATCGTCCTGTCCGACGTTCTGGACGAAGACACCCACCGGGCGCTGAACGCCGGCTTTCCCGGCTTCGCCCAGATCGGCTGGGCCGACCCGAGCCGCGCGCCGGGCAGCAACCGCCGATACCAGCTGTCGGCCTCGCTCATCATGAACCATCCGGAACTGCCGCAGGTGTGGAAGGACTTCGTCCGCCGGCACAGTTCCCCCGAATGGCTGTCCGAGGTGGCGGCGCTGTTCCGCGGCCATTGGCCGGACGGCCTGCTGCGCACGCTGGGCGGAAGCCTGACCGGGCATGGGACGGGATTGTTCCTGCGCGACGGCTTCGACCGGGCGCGGATCCTGATGGATGCGCGGGCCGAGATCAATACGCCGGTCACCGGCCCGGCCTCATCCTCGCGCGGGCCCCATCTGGACACGCCGAACCGGCTGTTCACCTGCCTCTATTACCTGCGCCGGCCGGAAGACGACGCCGAAGGCGGCGACCTGGAACTGTTCCGCTGGAAGGGCGGCCGCATCGCCAGCCTGGAACATTACGAGCTGCCGGCCGACGCGGTGGAGCGGGCGGCCGTCATCCCCTACCGTTCAAACCGGATGGTCATCTTCCCGCAGAGCGCCCACGCCCTGCACGGCGTCGGCATCCGCCATCCCACCCAGCACACCCGCCAATACGTCTTCATGAGCGCTGAGATCGAAGAGGATTGGCTGACTGCAGGGCAGGGGACGGAGCAGATGGCCTGA